Genomic DNA from bacterium:
TCGAAGCCTGGTTTTGAGTGTGTTCACAATAATGCTTACTGGCATTACACGGATTATTTTGGTTTTGGTACTTCAGCACATTCATTTATAAATGGAAGACGATGGTGGAATTTTTCAAGTCTGAAAATGTATATAGACAAAATTGAAAATAGCGGAAATGCTGTTGCAGGTTCGGAAGATATAAGCAATGAAAAAGCTATTGATGAATTTGTAATGCTTGAACTGCGCAGTTCAGGATTAAATCTGCAAAAACTCAATAATCAATTTGGAATCGAAATAAAGGAATGGTTAAAAAATAAATATCCTTATTTTGAACTATTGAAGAATCAGAATTTTGTAACAATCGATAACGATATTGTTAAACTTACTCCAAAAGGATATGCTGTCTGCGATGAAATACTTTCAGAAATTCTTTCATAAATTAATTTAAGAATGTTCAAACTTAAACTCCACTGGCAAATACTGATCGCTTTAATCCTTGGAATTCTTTATGGATTATTTTTTCCCGGGGCAGCAGATTACGTTACCTGGATGGGGACAATTTTCCTTCGCGCACTCAAAATGATAATCGTTCCACTCGTGTTCAGCTCAATTGTTTCGGGAGTTACAAGTATCGGCTCGGCTCAGAGTTTAGGTAGATTGGGTTTAAAGACCGTTACTTACTATGTGCTGACAAGCCTTTTTGCTATACTGACAGGATTAGTTTTAGTGAATTTTATGAAGCCTGGAGTTGGTGCTGATCTCGGGTTCAGTGAGTCAGTTGAAGGATTAAGTACAGTATCAGGCGGACTAGCTGATATTATTTTCAGGATTATCCCCGAAAATGTTTTCCAGGCTTTCATAACTGCAGATATGCTAGCGATAATCTTTTTTTCACTTCTGTTTGGATTCTTTATAACGAGAACTCAAAATAACTCAAGAGATCAGTTAACAAATTTCTTCAATGCTTTCTTTGAAGTAATGATGAAGATGACTGTATTCATAATAAAGTTTGCGCCGCTTGGTATCTTCGGGATAGTTGCCGGAGTTGTTGCACAGCAGGCTGGTGACAGAGAAGCGCTTTTTGGAATTATGCACCGGATGGGTCTTTATATGTTGACTGTTATACTGGGACTTGCATTTCACACGTTCATTACTTTACCACTGATCTTAAAATTAATCGGGAGAGTAAGCCCTAAACTTCATTTCAAGGCGATGACAACTCCTTTGCTTACTGCATTTTCAACGGCATCTTCATCAGCAACTCTTCCATTGACAATTGAAGCTGTGGAAAACGAAGCCGGTGTATCAAATAAAATATCGAGCTTTGTTTTACCGCTTGGCGCAACAATTAATATGGATGGTACGGCTTTGTATGAATGTGTAGCTGCAATGTTTATTGCCCAGGCATATGGAATTGAATTGAGTTTTGCACAGCAGATGATAGTAGTTATAACAGCTTTGCTTGCATCAATTGGCGCCGCAGGAATTCCAATGGCAGGTCTCGTAATGATGTCAATAGTTTTAACTGCGGTTGGACTTCCACTTGAAGGTGTTGGATTAATTCTTGCAGTTGACAGAATACTCGATATGTGCAGAACAGCAGTAAACGTATTCAGTGATACATGCGGAACGGTAGTTATTGCAAAAACCGAAGGTGAATCTCTAAAGATTTAATAAAAATTAAAAATGCTTTATAAAATTTTATGGTGTTAAAATGAAAAATTTGATTTCAATTCTTATTCTTTTGTCTGTCTCAATTTATTCACAAAACGTTAAACAGATAAAACTATTCATCAATAATGAAATTGATGTTCAGAAAGCTCAATCTCTCTCTTTAAATTTTGAGCATTCGATAGTAGATAAAGAGGGCGGCTTTACAATGTTTGTGAACGAAAAAGAGTTTGCTGCTATTTCAAACTCTGGAGTCAATTATCAAATACTTATTGATGACTGGCATGCATATTATAACTCACTGCCGAAGTTATCCGAAGCCGAAAAAGAATTTATTAAAATGGATAGTCAGCGAGATTTTGGTGTTACCGGATTTGATTTCGGCTCGATGGGAGGTTACTACACATTTACCGAAATTGAAGCAGACCTTGATGAAATGTTCCAGCTATATCCGAATCTTATCACACAAAAATTTTCTATCGGAACAAGCCATGAAGGGAGAACAATTTGGGCAGCTAAAATTTCAGACAACCCAGGCCTAAACGAAAATGAGCCGACGGTTGGATTTGATGCTTTGGTTCATGCACGCGAGCCTCAATCGATGGCAACGCAGATGTATTATATGTGGTATCTACTGGAAAATTATGGAACTGATCCAGAAGCAACTTACCTTGTGGATAACAGAGAAATGTATTTTGTTCCATGCTTCAATCCTGATGGTTACGAATATAACAGACTAACAGATCCAAACGGCGGCGGTATGTGGAGAAAGAACAGACGAAATAACGGCGGAAGTTATGGAGTAGATCTTAACCGGAACTTCGGTTATATGTGGGGTTATGATGATATTGGTTCCAGTCCTATTCCAAGTTCTGAAACATACAGAGGTCCTTCAGCATTTTCTGAACCTGAAGCACAGGCAATAAGAGATTTTGCCATTCTTAATAATTATGGAACTCATTTTAATATGCATACACATGGCGGATATATTTTATATCCATGGGGATATATTGATGCAGAAACTCCGGACTCACTAACATATAGAGAATTTGCAGCATTACTTACATCTTACAGTGGATATGCATTCGGCTCCGGTGGTCAGCTTCTCGGTTATAATTCTAATGGAAGTATTCGTGACTGGATGTACGGAGAACAGATTACAAAAAATAAAACATTCGGTTATACAATTGAAATCGGTGATGCATTCTGGCCCTCACAAAGTCAGATTTATCCGATTGCCCAGCAGAATTTACGGACGATGATTTATCAATCATT
This window encodes:
- a CDS encoding immune inhibitor A encodes the protein MKNLISILILLSVSIYSQNVKQIKLFINNEIDVQKAQSLSLNFEHSIVDKEGGFTMFVNEKEFAAISNSGVNYQILIDDWHAYYNSLPKLSEAEKEFIKMDSQRDFGVTGFDFGSMGGYYTFTEIEADLDEMFQLYPNLITQKFSIGTSHEGRTIWAAKISDNPGLNENEPTVGFDALVHAREPQSMATQMYYMWYLLENYGTDPEATYLVDNREMYFVPCFNPDGYEYNRLTDPNGGGMWRKNRRNNGGSYGVDLNRNFGYMWGYDDIGSSPIPSSETYRGPSAFSEPEAQAIRDFAILNNYGTHFNMHTHGGYILYPWGYIDAETPDSLTYREFAALLTSYSGYAFGSGGQLLGYNSNGSIRDWMYGEQITKNKTFGYTIEIGDAFWPSQSQIYPIAQQNLRTMIYQSFLAGEYVQLVNPNFSKEYFLPGDVIALSPEFRNKGLATAYNLTFELSSPSQYVSIIVGSASLDSIEARSSSAISQPLFFEISSQTPVETQIPVVLTTKINGVTASSDTTNIITGFPVFIFEDNANDPDAYWTITKTPTTSPQWDSTYKSFYSEPNSYTDSKNGNYINNATVTMTLTSPIDLSGYPNPKLSYWTKLDIESDYDYGQVKVSTNNGTSWIPLAGNYTQPGVSPQPVGQPVYDGNISNWVKEEISLAAYTSNLVKIQFQLKTDGGVTRDGWYLDNIGIFIYTIPTGIIKDEKPVYKFSLEQNYPNPFNPRTVVSYQIPMSCNVTLKVYDVLGNEIATLVNEEKPAGSYEVEFNSHSGLSGIGELSSGIYFYTLKVGNFVESRKMILMK
- a CDS encoding dicarboxylate/amino acid:cation symporter; the encoded protein is MFKLKLHWQILIALILGILYGLFFPGAADYVTWMGTIFLRALKMIIVPLVFSSIVSGVTSIGSAQSLGRLGLKTVTYYVLTSLFAILTGLVLVNFMKPGVGADLGFSESVEGLSTVSGGLADIIFRIIPENVFQAFITADMLAIIFFSLLFGFFITRTQNNSRDQLTNFFNAFFEVMMKMTVFIIKFAPLGIFGIVAGVVAQQAGDREALFGIMHRMGLYMLTVILGLAFHTFITLPLILKLIGRVSPKLHFKAMTTPLLTAFSTASSSATLPLTIEAVENEAGVSNKISSFVLPLGATINMDGTALYECVAAMFIAQAYGIELSFAQQMIVVITALLASIGAAGIPMAGLVMMSIVLTAVGLPLEGVGLILAVDRILDMCRTAVNVFSDTCGTVVIAKTEGESLKI